Part of the Cydia fagiglandana chromosome 2, ilCydFagi1.1, whole genome shotgun sequence genome, TCTTTAAATTGACAAAACCTTGATTACAAATCGCCTTATTTCAATACAAAAAAGGAAGTGAAACATCCTTGTCCTTAGTGTAACGTTTGAtagaatggggttggcaactgtcaaaagtTTTCATAGATGGCGCCAGCTTTGGTTACCCCTGTTTTTAtgcaacttaataaaataaacattgtcacTAAGTATTGGTAGGATTGATAGAAAAAACCTATGCCGGCGCCGTCTGCAAAAACATTCGAACGGCCGCACCTGTTACACGAGTATGCATAGTAGGATTTGCGTTATTAAACTTAAAAGCATACCAGATGGCGAAGAGGGGCTCTCGGCGTTGCTGAGCAGCTCCCACTTGAGCTGGAGCCTCCGGAACTTGCCGCCCGAGTGCCCGCTGGCGGCCGCGCTCTGCCCGCTGCTCGCCGACCCTGGCCGCCACTCCTCGCCGCTGCATTCCAGCTGTAACAAACCCATACACCATTATAAATTAGcctaaaggctgatttagacgattttagttacattgcggactgatggttacgtccaattcaaccgacctatcaaaacccgcaatgtaatgaaactcgcatgcgagttctcgcatcgtctaaattaTGTAACAACTAATCGCCTGATTGGCGTAAaagtgtaaaatattaatatatgatataatattgatttaataaaaagtttataatattgaGTGCACCTGTTAAAAGTACGTATATAACATATAAGTACATGTTGTATGTAGGCACAAGGAGTAAAACGAATGGTGGACTTGTCTGGTTCGTTCAACCGTAATGCGTGGAGCAGTATCCAGGTGGGACCAACGACAGGTAGTTATATTTTTGGCTTCTAACACGATAAGGCATTGAACTTTGAAATGTAATTGAAATCTGAGTGCTACACGCCACTGCTACAACGAATAAGTCGAACAATACCAGTGACTGTAATACCAGTTTACCCAATTAACGAAAAAAATTagttaagtaataaaataaatttatttcgtTAAGTAATTGCCATTAGTACGAGtatgatattatttttaaattggatAACCATGGCAATATGATAATGATATCCATGTGCCTGTCACCGTAGCCCCGTTAACTTAGGAATATTAGTTTTACAGATTACATAGGAAAGTAAAAAATAACTGTTATTCTAATCACGTGttacattataataaataataataacacaaaAATTATAGTGCTCAACAcaacttaaaatataaatgaataaaatatgcAAAAAATGGTTAAAAGCTGTAAAGCGTTCCTGCAAAACAAAAACAACCAGAAAACGAATGAAAACAAAACGAAGAAAACGCGAATCTACGACACGAAGCACACTGAGGTAGAGCTCCGCCGTTACCTTGgagtcggcggcggcgggccgCGCGGGCCTGTTGGTCTCCAGGCTGTCCGTGTAGTCGTCGCTGTCGTCGAACACGAGCCGGTCGAACGCCTGCATCAGCTTCGAGCCCAGCTGCACGCCGGACCAGCGCCGGTTATTCTCTAACTCTATCCTGCTGTTGTTCGGACACAGATCGTATCCGATCGGCGAAGGATTCACGCAGGAGCGTGGTCTGTTTTTCTCGACCGCGGTCTTTACGTTAGCGGAGTCGTTTAGAAGGTCCGGGGTAGACGGCTCCTTATTTTTTGGCTCTTTGTGCCTCATGATGACGCTAGTCTGGCAATCGTCGCTCGAAAGCCCGCTCGATTGCATGGAGCGTACTAGTTTCAGCAAGTTCCGCTGGTTCAGTGTTAGTGGTGGAGTGTTAATCGAGGTAGGCTGTTAAATACACCAAAGACTTTTAGCATCATGCATCATGCCATCCGCGTCGACGTGAACGACCTTCGAGGCCGACACACGTGAAACGTAAGCAGGGCCTTATTTGCATTTTATGAAAGCTGTGCACGAACGAAATGCCAAAAGTTATCTGTTCACAGACTTGAGTGTATTTTCGTGAGTCGTAAGCACAtgcaataaacaataaaatgcAAATAAAGCGATGTCTCCCTTTGCGGCAAGTCTGTTAGCAGTAGAGTGAATTGATTCGTAGGTAGACACGACAATATTGTACCATACACGATTTCAAGCTAACATGGTCGCTATTATAACTAACGTAACGTAACTCACGTTACGTACCTCAAAATTAACTgtagttaaaatatttattgcaaAAATATTGATTTGCTGATTAGTGTATAAGTGCTTGTAAGAAATAACAAGACTCTATAAGTAAGCAACCACTTAGCTGTAAAcgaatatttacaaaaaatcaCCATAATTAGTTCGTTAGAGTGATAAGAAATAGGTTTCTTCAAATTATCCGAGAATAtatatttcaaaaatcggtACTGACTAGGGGATTTACCTACCTTGCGTGGCTAAATGAATGAAAGGGGCGATAATGGTAATAGATCATGCTCGATGAACGTCATAAAACTGTGTGAAGCAAAGATAGGCATTTGTTTCGAGACTGTACGTATGGAAATATGTGATTTCTTTTTACTCTAACGAGTGGAATTATATCTACAGCAGCGTATAGCGATCTGTGAGCTGGAATGGCACAATCTCCTAAATATTTCTATCAGGTATCCCTCGGTATTCACGCGCGGCGACGATTCTCAGCGATGAGTAAACGATAAAACCAAGTAACGTAACTCACCCGACTAGCGGCGCGCATGTCGCTCTCGATCTTCTTGAAGCTGCGGTGCAGCTCGCGCATCTCGAACATGAGGTCGAGCGAGAAGGGTAGCAGACGCAGCGGCTCCAGCGCGGCCTGCAGCGAGTCCAGCAGCGCGCGGCAGCGCGGCGACTGCACGCCCGCCAGCAGCAGCGAGTCCGCGTTGTAGGCTTTGCTCAACACCGACTCTCGCGTGCGCACGTACGATACCCACGCGTCCACCGATTGAGCGCTGAACAAAAAACCGTACACTATGTTAAAAAGGTACgaattcaaattttaaaaattaaaagatTATTTTACATACAAGGCTGATCGGGAACTGTAGGAATGTACTAATCCTAAGAACTCCTAactgtataaataataatataagtattatagACTTTTTGCGGGAAATTTGCAGAAAATCTCTTTGGCCAAGAACATGCTACGTTTGAAACAAAACTTGAGAAGAAGCATAAAAAAATGGATGTCTATTTGATCTCATTTTGTAATCACTCGTTCTTGCATCATGGTCATACTTGTGGCTCGATCAGTACCTAACCATTTATTAGTTAAGATGCCGCTTCAGGACAAATCGTATAATATTGTGAACACTGTACAACAACTCACTTTAATAGTCCCAGAATAAAGGCGTTGAATTTAACCAGCCCCTCAGTGACAGCATCTTCACTATTGATCCTCAACACCAGCTCGTTCAAGGACTTCGTTATTGGACCTTGCCTTGCTGTAGTCTCCACCATTTGCCATACGGAGTTGTTTACGGCTCCGAAGGAGGTTTCAATGTTCTCCTTAAGCCCATCTCTGAAAACAGCGTACAATGCCGGGCATAGGGCATTTAGGGCGATTTTGGCGCAAGCTGGAGACTGTTTCGAGTCACCCAGGAAAGCCAGTTCGGCTTGGTCAGTGGCCGAAGAGAAGTGTTGAATCAACATTTCCACCGCGTCCGTCACGTTTGAGACCAAGGCtgaaaaaaagaaacataattTCAAAAACGTAATGTCTTTTAGTTcaaatgtcattaaaatatcTGAAACATGGTAATTTGACGACGAATCCAAATCCTTACCTCTCTTTTGTGATAAATCAATTAAGTCGTATTTTCCTCTGCTATCGTGGTGCAAGGGGCTGCTGAATTCGTCTGGGCTTATTTCAGCTTCTTCACAAATTGGTATCTCCGCCAAATTTTTACCCttgaaaagtaaataattaagtaaCCGACATCTCAAGATAGGTATAATGAATATAATGTGTGAAATGAATTAGTGAACGATATAAACAGCCCAATAAAATTAGCCAGTTTAAATTTCAGGCAAAATAAAGACAACAGGCGGGTGGTGACAAAAAAGAATGTGAATAAATAAAGACATAACATAAGTTTGGCAAACCGCAAAGAAACATAAAAGAACCAAAGGTACTCACAGAAATCAATAGGCAATGATGTCGACAAACTATTTATAGACAAAAATGATACCTGATATAGTCTTTGTGAAATTACAGCAGAAATATTAGGTGAGTTAGGCGGTGTGGTGAGACTGGCTACTTTCAGCTCTTCCATTGCCTTCACTTGGGTTGTTTGAGTTTCGGGCTTGGCCTCAGACTTATGGGCAAAACTAACAGATTTTTTGCTATTGCAGCTACTGCCGCTAGAATCTGTGGACCTTTGATTTTCTTCCTGAGAACGTTTCATTTGCAGAAACTTGGTAACCTGATTTCTTACCTTTTGGACTTGATTTTGGTCCCATTCGTCCATATTTTGGCAATTAAAGCCACTTAATTTCAAAAACTCTTCTAATTGTTGTAAATCAGCGCTGCTGATCAAAGCGCCTGGCGGAGGGAACTCCGTGTACTCAGTTTTCTTAGTTCTCGGTTTAGGCATCGGCGGCGTGTGAGGTCTGTGGTATTTCAATTCATTCGATTTGCCCGATTCTAGGCTACTCTCAGTACCGACACCTTCATCGTGGAAAAGTTCATTGTAGTCGGCATCTTTTTCGGCCGCATCGAGAAATTGCTGCGATAGTCTTTTGGCAGctaaatcattatttttcctATATtctgtggtttgattttgtaaataataaggCTCTTGCAGCGACCTTCTCTTCGTCTTGTGCTCAGTCGCAGCCGTCATACAAACGATCTGATCTTGCAAAATCTCGTCCATTTCGAACATACTGTAACGTTTTGACGGCGTGCTCGTTTTACGCGTTTTGTCCATCGACTTACGCAAAATGCTCTTAGGTAGAGGGGGTCGCGGCGGGGCGTGCTCGCCCTGCTTGGCGTACCGAGCCTGCTCGGCCGCCGAGAGCGATCGCTTGGGCACGGCGGGGTTGGTTCTGGGGCCCTCGTTGTTGCTTGCCTCCGAGCTGGTGGCGCTGTCGTAGCGGTAGACGAACAAGGGGTTGAAGTTGCCGTGCGGCGCGGGACTGGCCTGCGCGGAGGAGTCGGTGAGCATGGTGGAGGAGCCGCGGTAGCCGGACGAGGGCTGCGTGGCCGTGCTGGAGCTGGACGACACGGTGGTGTTGTGGCCCGCCAGGTTGTTGCAGTCGCAACTCATGGGCCTGCCCTTAGATCTGGGTGTCGCGTTACAGTATTTGTCACCGCATTTTGATCCACATTCTTTTTCTCTTACGTTTTGCATCAATTCGGGTAACTCTGATAACATTTGCTTGCATTCTGTGGGTAGCAAAAAGTTTAGTGAATCCCAATCTTTTATGTGCCCGAGCCCCTTCTTTTTTAGCATCTCCACGTCGTTGCAAGAAAATGGTCGTTTACCTTTAACGTTCAGTCTGTTCCTCTTGATTTCGCTTGATTTTGGCGATACGTTTACTTTTACAGGATTCAGGTATATATTTGGTCGGCCGTTCAGAAAACTGATATCGGGAAGCGTGTAGTTAGGGTACAGTATAAATACAGGTTTCTCACAGTCTCCTTCTTTAAGTTTCTCAAGAAACGAGGGTTCCACCACCTTGAATAGTTCACGTTCATGGGATATGGTCGACATTTGTAACGTAGACGTCTGCATACTCTTATCAATAGTGGTGGTCTCGAGATGAGTAGAAGTAGATTTGTTATCAAAAGGCTCTCTTTGCAATAATCGATTCATTTTTGTAATCTGAGTTCCATCCGACTCTGAGCAACTCGATATACTAACACTAGTGTTGGACGATTGGGAagaataagattttttattacttCTCAGTCTTGAGGGGCTATTCATCATATTTACGTTAGTCCTCTTTGAGTGGCGTTTATTTACTGTCGCATAAAGATTGGATTCGCTGTCGCTTAATTTAACGCCATCATTATCTTCCTCTTCGATTACTTCATCATAAACTCTATTATTGTACGGGTTGCTAGGTGGAATTTCATCGTAAATTGCTGAACCCTCTTCCGGTACATCACATGGCAATTCCATTTGAGAACGCACTGAAATTTTGGAGTCGTCTTTTGGCTCTCCCATGGAGTCTCCACTTTCACCACCAGAGCTAGACGGCCAGCATTCCGACCTGTCTATTTGATCCAATCCAACTACACCATCGTTgcttttttgtttcataaacaGTTTTACCAGGCTAAAGGCCTGCTTTGGTTGACTTTTGTCTGAAGATGACTGGTTTTCGGTAGAGGAGGTACTCATTGGTTCTGAATGCTGACTTCCGTGCGTCGAACGGTGCTGCGATACATCATATACTTTCATGCAGGTCGGAGTACCCATTAACCTTTGATTGGTGGTGAAAGAATCGACCTGCAAACAAGGGCATAACAAAGTGTTAATGAAAGGCAACAAGGTCAAACTTACGGAGCGGTAATAACAATCAAAGGGCAACTTAAATTTAAGGTAGGAACTATGATTACAGGTCGGGTGGATGTAGGTAATGTAGTTTTTTCTACTATTCTACTATAAATTAACTCCAGAGCTGCTTATTAtttgttgattttattttttgaggTAGCGTATTTGCTTTTTAAGGTAGGGTATTTTCCACAATGCCCTCCGTTCAGAACAACTCTTATTTAGTCTATTGTTATTAGTATATTTTCATACCGTTGAATTGCTGAGAGCAGCCGAGTTGATGGAACTGCTCATGATCTTTCTTCTGTAGAGGTTTGGCAGACTTTGGCTCTTGATAACCGAGTTGCTCATATCACTAGTTGCATCGGTCGCTTCATGGGAATCCTCATTGTTGTTCCCCGAAGGGTGCCTGTGTACAATATATGAGTGATTAGTTGAcaatcaattaaaataaaaacatttttagaaACATGTCAAACTTACCTCCTTAAAGGCGAATGGTTGGTCTGTTTCTTAAGCTTACTCCAAGTAGTTAATCCTAAGTCACTCCTAGCCATAGAAGTAGTTAGCTTATTGGTTAGTTTCTTACATCTTTCTAATAATTCTAAATTCCTGCGTGTTCTTTCATCTACCGTTGCATTATCTTCTTGCTTATCCAATTTGTCTGAAAATAGAACGAAGACAATTATGTACAAAgtgtatgtatatgtacacTTCGACACAATGAATCATATTAGACGTAATCACGACTAAGGTAAACAATTATGTCATTATCTGAAATTCCTCACTCTATGTAATGTATGATTGGATCGAACGATTCGTTTTTCCAAAAACCTAATTTTAATTGATACTAAAATTTAGAAACTTTGATTGAAACTTTACTTTGTTATACTtacacaagttttttttttactgttttgGGACTTCAACTGATATGTGTTCATTCCGGTAGtaaaattagaaatatttaacaaagtgtaacaaaataCGAGTACAATAGTACAATAAAACCAATCAGCGTGTTTTTCCTATAGTGCACATAAAATTTCCAGGAGTATTTTATCCTCATGCGcattaaatatgtgtacttTAGTTACTTATAGGGGTAAACTACCTTCGACACCTACATCGATACATGTAGGtggaaaaacaaaacaatttcgATGCAATATAACTAACCATGTTTTTGATTGACGGCAAACTCGTTACACTCGCTGTCTTCAGAGTAGACGGTAAGGCTGCCCTCGAAGGCGATGGTGTAGTTGTCCTTGTTGGCCTGGCACGTGAGGATGAGGTCCTGCTCCGCGGGCAGCGAGCAGTCCAGGCTGTCCACGCTGAAGTGCACGCCGTGCTCCTTCACCGGCGAGAACAGCAGCTCCGACTTGCAGATCGACATCGTGTTGATGGAACCGACGGACTCTTCGCCCTATACATACATCACGTGAGTACATGTACAATATTGGCAGACGATAAAATGACTTATgtttaagggctcatttagacggcgcgcgaattcGCACGcgattttcgttacattgcCGACCATTGAAGTTACATTAATTCAGTCGAACGATCTaataacgcaatgtaatgaaactcgcatgcgagttcccgcatcgtctaaatgagccctaatggTTGGAATATTCAGTGAACGAGCGATATCAGTGGTGCACTGTTACTGTGTACCTATTGTAGGCGTCGTTTGTACCCATTACTAGAATGGGcggatatattatattataaggatCACCGTTTACTCGCTGTCGTGTATGAAATATTAGGTACCCTCCTTTAGAAAGTTGAAGTGAACAATAGTActtaagtataataaaaaaataatttttaaagataGGAATGTTAGGTATGTTTAGATACCTAGGTATATCAAGCCATTTGgccattaattaatattttgttcCTTATTATACCATAATAATAACTAGGTATATTACATATAAAGAAAGAGGAGTGTTCTCGAAATGTTTCTCGGAAGATTTCAACACATGAACGGCTCTCGCTAGAACATAAACATTTACGCTGCACGGGTATTTTGGATGCGGATGCAACTCGAGACTAAAATAGGAAACAAGCAATCTGTAACTTTTACTTTACAACTGCTGTGATCAATCCATCTATTTGGGCTATCTAACATCTTTTGATTAAAGAATGAGGTAATTGAGACATATGTTACATCTAAGGATTAAAGATAATCTTGATAATACATTTATCTACTCCAAATTAAACGGATAtcgtaaaattaaaaatagtaatacctacatatatagaAAGTCATAAAGTAGCAATgattaaaacattttatttctaGGGAAATTAAGTGTCAGATAGTGCCGTGacgatgcatttttatttctgTTCTTGATTTTAACTAGAATGCTTGTATTTTACGTATAAAATAATCCTTTTCGGTTTCATAATTCATATGAAACGATGAATAGCATAAATCCTTTATTAATCGAATGTTCAAGAGTTCAGTTGCAGTAACTTTATGACAAACAACATGGCGACCGGCGAGCGCGCGTTATCATCAATTTAATTCCTTTTCCTGCTACAATGAGGTCACAAACCAAACAACCACTCATTTATATTATACATGGAGCAGTAGGTAACAAAAACGCACTATCAAATTAATTTGATTACACAGTCGAATTAGCTTTGTTGAGAATTTGGGGGTAATTTCATATTCTTAATGACATAATGATTAGTAATAGATgtgtaaataaacaaaaacattaatcaTATGTTATTAGTGGCATAGAGAGCGAGTAGGTATAAGAACAGATAACATTGTGGTGGGTGGGTGCGATATAAAAAGTGTTATTGCAGAGTTTTGACGAAAAATATGATATTTGCATAGGAGATGGTGATGGTTGCAAATCTATAATGACAAATAAGTAGCTAATTGGTAATTTAAACTGTTAACAAATATAGATAGGCCTAGATATTCCGctgttaaaaaaaagtgtatgtTTTAAGATGACTCACTGAGTAATATCCATCGTAGGATTCGTAATCATAACCGTCCGTCACACCCATTTTGAAATAAACGCCTATCGGCACTGTCCACGTGATCACAGTTCACTCTCAAATAAAAACCACTGCTTTAAGATTAAAACTAAACGTTTAAATATAATCAAAAAGTCACAAAGTCCAATGTTTATGTCACGCAAACATAACTGGCCACTGGGTCACTTGTTCCGGGGTCAAACTTGGGATTAGAAGAGTTCCAACGAGTTGGCTTCATCGTAAGGAAGTACAGAGTACAATCTGTCCGAGAGCCCTGGGCGCGACTGGGGCAGCGGGAATACACATTTTAATATTAGCCACCGCGTGCGCTTCTCAAACTTCAGAGAAATAAAATGACGATATCAACGTGTTATCAACGCCTGGCTACGAAcacaactgtaaaaatatagtatAGATTGCGGAGGGCGGTATGCATCATTAGCATCAGAATATTTGTTAGTCTAATTAGCGTATTTCGGTGTGCCTCGGTTTTTAAGTCTAACAGAATAGACGTTATTGTATACGAGTTTAAACTCAAGCCTAATTACGATATGCAAGTAACTAATATTACGCTATTTAGAATTCGATAACGATTGAGACCCTCAACAGTTTGAGTAGAACTGACTGATAGGATAGACTTCATTGGTAAACTCACACATGGCGGCAGTATGTGCACGACCACACAGAAGGACAATTAAATATAGCGCGCGCACACACACATCAGTATCGGTCGTATGAAGGGGAACCGGGGAGTAACGAGCTAACGAGTAGTTGAGATTGACGCAATTCAGCGTGGACGGTACACACACATGAACACTGGTCTTATTTTGTCGTTACTACTTGTACATCCCGTGGGACCAACGTACTGTGTTGTAAGAGTCAGGAAGACATTGTGGATGCTAGTCCAGTCCAGACTTTCGAATGGGCATGTGTGGGTGTCTCTTGTGACACCACTTACGGTTAATTGAGACCGTCGTTGCGTGACAAATTTTATCATTACTTTACTTTCCGTTACAGCAACTAAGGCTGGCGAActaaagtacagtcagccaagaaagtggtttaccattttcttggctgactatacatattttataagaaTGTATAGAAAGAATCCGAGAATACAAGTATTTGTCAAAACAACAGATATGGAAATTTCGAAATGCAAGTAGTCGGTAAACTGTACAGGGGTTCAGGGATAACAATGTCATATTTGTTCGTTATTGTTTTTATGTGCTTTGCTCGGAAAGCATAATTATAAagactcaaaaatgcgcgttttcctagaGATAAGACTCAGCTAGATctatcgatttttcgcccccgaaatctcccatataacaaatttcatcgaaatcgttagagcagtttccgagatccctgaaatatatatatgtacatataaatatacGACAATTgttcgtttaaaggtataagattagtaaccgcctgttgtttaacctcttctttctgtattatttgtattgttttctgtaatgaggtgtgcagtaaagagtatttgtattgtattgtattgtattagtaGTATGACATTAGGTACAAGTAACTGATATACGATGTGCCAGGTGCTCTGTTGGCATGGGCGAGCATCGAATCATCGCCGCATATCAATGCAATGATCGTATATAAGAcctattttaaactttaaaccACTTACAATAATGTTAAtgtccagagaggaaaatggtgactacgtttgtatggcaAGGCAGTTTCGGGGCGGTTGTGGCggtgttatattttttttatattaatcagTTTTGACTCTGacactgtaaaaaaaaattattacactAAAATTCATTAATTTTCTACACTAAAAGCTAATTTCTAATATCAGTCAGATATtgtagagcgctggtggcctagtggtaagagcgtgcgactttcaatccggaggtcgctgGTCCAAGCCCGGCTCGTAAGTAggcaccaatgagtttttcggaagttatgtacgaaatatcattttaatatttaccaggaaactggactaatctTAATAAGGCCTACTTTCCCCTCTGGGTATGGAAGGTCAGATCAAATGGAGATGGCagccgctttcgtaaaaaatagtgcctacgtcaattcttgggattagttgtcaagctgaccccaggctcccatgagcagtggcaaaatgccggtaTAACGCGAGGAGGAGCAGGAGGGTCAGATATTGCATATCGATATACATATTTCAATGAACAGCGACGCGTAAAATAAATTTGCTTCTTTTCTTACTCTCAGTATTAAAGCATCTGTACCAAAGTGGAATAGTACAGActagtaggtagataggtacctGATATGATGAACCTAGAAcgtcaaaaaaatattctaaatcGGACTACTGTCATACCTGCCGCAGGAGCAATTTAGGGGGTGATTTCTTATGGGAAGGTGACGCGCTATTAAGCTTCTCTAGCTAGCCTTTGTCGCCATTTCTTACTTagcttataaaacaaacgaaatagaacaaaaacaagttttttaagaaaatcttAAATTCGCtgcgtatttttagggttccgtacccaaaggctaaaacgggaccctctattactaagactccgctgtccgtccgtccgtccgtccatccatccgtctgtcaccaagctgtatctcacgaaccgtgatagctagacagttgaaattttcacagatgatgtatttctgttgccgctataacaacaaatactaaaaagtacggaactctcgtgggcgagtccgactcgcacttgtccggtttttttaagtATGGTATTTCAAGCAACACACCTAATTACAGGCTAGATATACCTTATGCTATTGTAAGTACAAATTTTCAGAGCAATCTAGCCAgtcattttaaaatgagagcgtaaccacagaataaataatagtactaggtacagaagactcactattGTTATGTGAATTGTGCCTCGTGCAAAGAGCATCATCATTAATACCTCTATCAAAGAAAATCACCGTGACAAAAAGAAAAGCTGAAAgttttatatgtacatatatgtagataTGTTTATATTGGATTAAACTTTTAAGGTTTACAGACCAAAATATTCTTGCAGTTCCTGAACTGAATCGTTATGTGTTTACACAACAGCGACATCTAATGAACTACTACTGAAACATTTTAATTGCCTACTGCTACATTGCTACGGCGCCGGACTAGGTGGCGCTGCTATGTTCAAAATACGTACAATGAGATTTTCTCGTggcaatattaaatttaatattgaatAGTTCAAGAAATACGTACTTTTACTCTATTAAttaactatacatatattatgactTGTTAACTAAACACTTAAATCTGCTAGTTCTACAGTCATAACCAAAACTTTAAATGGTGCACAACATGTAATAGAATGAAATGAGATGATTTAAGCACTGATGGAATAGAAACTAACATAGAACAAGAAACGATTAAAATGAGCCATCGAAGCAATGAGTGGCGAACCTGAAAACTACTGTCGCCACTGAGAGAGCTGTCGAACCGAAACTTTTCCATGAGAGAACTTGAGATGCTGGCGAACATCTCGCCTCGGGGGTTACTCTGCAATGCACCATGACATGATCAACCAtaagaattaaaatataactgaaaataaacataaatataaagGAATAAATAAGATGGgttcataaataataaaatataaaccgGCACCGATAGTGGTTAATAatggttaataaataaaatcgacTTCGACTCCGTTTTTTAACCATTTCTTGAATTTTCAAGGTTCTCGATTTAAAATAATTGACAAATGCAagatataaaaatacatttgcCTCATAATTGCTGATACTTTTTCGCAAGAAATATTTATATGACGACGCTGTAATAGCGTGTCATGTCCTTTTATGATGACTTCCTTTTTAGTCACACTGTGACACACGCAGGAGATTCATTAAAACCTCTTTAATGAAAACCCCAAGACTTCACAGTTACGACATTTCTCAAAGAGTCTCTTTACCGCTAATGACATTTTATGGCTTGAGATGACATTCGGACGGCAATTGCAGCTGTATTATGGTTGCAACATTAACTGTTGCGGCCTTGAAGCGGGCGCTGTATccgtcaatttccttgataaaatgagtgacggattGAACATTGTTATCGCGGCAGTAATTCACTATTTTTCAGAGTCTGTAcggaaagaa contains:
- the LOC134675244 gene encoding uncharacterized protein LOC134675244 isoform X1 translates to MIGLVLCIFGKLCELARTTNSEVVKDTVNINYGNRPKMKRKRQRKRRRRRRKGPPPRLGLKAASPGVDEDCNSNTSLAGSQHSADDLDAHCDNSGYLWFLDYNPIFRDGSCHHTSVLSSVSASYKGISDLASRFEFTSRYNDIARDLDANLAEADMESFKTEDIHALLMTANLPHDTITDDRTHESNPRGEMFASISSSLMEKFRFDSSLSGDSSFQGEESVGSINTMSICKSELLFSPVKEHGVHFSVDSLDCSLPAEQDLILTCQANKDNYTIAFEGSLTVYSEDSECNEFAVNQKHDKLDKQEDNATVDERTRRNLELLERCKKLTNKLTTSMARSDLGLTTWSKLKKQTNHSPLRRHPSGNNNEDSHEATDATSDMSNSVIKSQSLPNLYRRKIMSSSINSAALSNSTVDSFTTNQRLMGTPTCMKVYDVSQHRSTHGSQHSEPMSTSSTENQSSSDKSQPKQAFSLVKLFMKQKSNDGVVGLDQIDRSECWPSSSGGESGDSMGEPKDDSKISVRSQMELPCDVPEEGSAIYDEIPPSNPYNNRVYDEVIEEEDNDGVKLSDSESNLYATVNKRHSKRTNVNMMNSPSRLRSNKKSYSSQSSNTSVSISSCSESDGTQITKMNRLLQREPFDNKSTSTHLETTTIDKSMQTSTLQMSTISHERELFKVVEPSFLEKLKEGDCEKPVFILYPNYTLPDISFLNGRPNIYLNPVKVNVSPKSSEIKRNRLNVKGKRPFSCNDVEMLKKKGLGHIKDWDSLNFLLPTECKQMLSELPELMQNVREKECGSKCGDKYCNATPRSKGRPMSCDCNNLAGHNTTVSSSSSTATQPSSGYRGSSTMLTDSSAQASPAPHGNFNPLFVYRYDSATSSEASNNEGPRTNPAVPKRSLSAAEQARYAKQGEHAPPRPPLPKSILRKSMDKTRKTSTPSKRYSMFEMDEILQDQIVCMTAATEHKTKRRSLQEPYYLQNQTTEYRKNNDLAAKRLSQQFLDAAEKDADYNELFHDEGVGTESSLESGKSNELKYHRPHTPPMPKPRTKKTEYTEFPPPGALISSADLQQLEEFLKLSGFNCQNMDEWDQNQVQKVRNQVTKFLQMKRSQEENQRSTDSSGSSCNSKKSVSFAHKSEAKPETQTTQVKAMEELKVASLTTPPNSPNISAVISQRLYQGKNLAEIPICEEAEISPDEFSSPLHHDSRGKYDLIDLSQKRALVSNVTDAVEMLIQHFSSATDQAELAFLGDSKQSPACAKIALNALCPALYAVFRDGLKENIETSFGAVNNSVWQMVETTARQGPITKSLNELVLRINSEDAVTEGLVKFNAFILGLLNAQSVDAWVSYVRTRESVLSKAYNADSLLLAGVQSPRCRALLDSLQAALEPLRLLPFSLDLMFEMRELHRSFKKIESDMRAASRPTSINTPPLTLNQRNLLKLVRSMQSSGLSSDDCQTSVIMRHKEPKNKEPSTPDLLNDSANVKTAVEKNRPRSCVNPSPIGYDLCPNNSRIELENNRRWSGVQLGSKLMQAFDRLVFDDSDDYTDSLETNRPARPAAADSKLECSGEEWRPGSASSGQSAAASGHSGGKFRRLQLKWELLSNAESPSSPSGETSPAAARGSKIPRPVSSPVRPAAPAVPEPAKNAHRGIPVPVRKGASPTASAGARAAPARATSAKRPQPANRTFPEAVKKVVAKTKEKEAVICKPVARKPVPASRVDGAWASPAPRPASLPYGRAPPPAAPRRAASSSAARHHSTTTHQKHKYVRTLWHRLPSDSGHLAFNEGERLRLILEVDSQHLLCCRGDQKGLVPRDAVLLEDF